The genomic window ATCCAGAGAGATGTTCGGGACCCGGTCAGCATTTGGGCCGAGCGTGCCTTCCTGCATCTCTGGAATAAAGGAGGTCCCAAGAAACGGGAATAGACACAGAGAGGCCGCAAACAAGAGGACCACTGCTGCGACGCTCTTCCTTTGATTCGCCATGGCCCAGCCGAGAATGCGGCGATAGGGGCGCCGCAAAAGAGAGACGAGCCGCGTGTCTTTTTCCGATCCGCCCTTGAGAAAGAAGGCAGAAAGCACGGGGGAGAGTGACAGCGAAAGGACCAGCGAAAGCAGCAGTGCAATCGCAATGGTGTAGGCGAGCGGCGCAAACATTTTGCCTTCTGTGCCTTCGAGCGTCATCAGTGGCAGAAAGACGAGCACAATGATGGTGACGCCAAAGATGACAGGGGTGGCCACCTCGGTCACGGCATCCAGGACGACATGCAGGCGGCTGTCCTGGCTTCCATGGCTCAACTTTGCGAAGACGTTCTCCACCACAACGACGGAGCCGTCTACCATCAGCCCGATTGCGATGGCAAGGCCGCCCAGCGACATCAGGTTTGCTGAGAGACCAATCTGATTCATCACCAGGAATGTGAGCAACGGCGTGAGAAGAAGGTTTGAGCAAACAATAAGGCTGGAGCGCAGGTCTCCCAGATACAAAAAGAGCACTACAACAACCAGGACGATGCCCTCTTCCAGGACCTCTGTGACCGTATGAATTGCGGCATCCACAAGCCGTGAGCGGTCATAGTATGGAACAATCTTCAGGCTGCCTGGGACCATGTTTTTGCTGTTGATTTCAGCGACCCGCTCTTTGATTTTGCTGACGATTTCCTTGGCATTGCCTCCGGCAATCATCATGACCACGCCGCCAACGGCCTCTGTGTATCCGCCTTTGACCATCGCGCCATAGCGGACCTCTTCACCCATGCGCACTTCGGCAACATCACGGACATAGACTGGCGTGCCTGCATTTTCCTTAAGTACGATGTTGCGGATGTCATCGAGGTTCCGAATCAGGCCGACGCTGCGAATCAGATATTGCTCGGCGTGCTGGGGCAAGATGCCCCCGCCGGCATTCTCATTGTTGCGCTTGAGTGCTGCGTAGACGTCTTCGATGGTCAGGCCGTAGTAGCGTAGCTTTTGCGGATCTACCAGGGTTTCATATTGCTTGACGAAGCCGCCGGTGGAATTGATCTCAGCCACTCCGGGAATGGAACGTAAAAGCGGGCGCACAATCCAGTCCTGAATGGTACGGCGCTCGACAAGCTCGTCATGAGTCAGAGCACGTTTGCCGTCATCGGGACGCTCCAGCGTGTACTGGTAGACCTCACCGAGCGCATTAGACACCGGTCCAAGTACCGGATTCACGCCTTCCGGCATACGATCGCGCACTTCGCCCAATCTCTCGTTTACAAGCTGGCGCTCAAAATAGACGCCCTTGCCATCTTCAAAGACAAGCGTGATGAGTGAAAGGCCCGGTTTGTTGAGTGAACGCATGTCGGTGAGGCCGGGCAGCCCAGTCATGGCGATCTCAATGGGGATGGTGATGAAACGCTCGACCTCTTCAGGGGACTTTCCCGGGGCTTCCGTGGCAATCTGTACCTGCACATTGGTCACGTCAGGAAATGCGTCCACAGAAAGATGCTGCGCCGCGTTGATGCCAAAACCAAGCAGAATGAGCGCAACGACTGCAACAACAAGACGCTGCTTCAGAACAGCAGAGATGAGCGCACGCATTATTCACCTCCCTGAATCAGGTCCTGCCTGCGCTTATTGTTCAGATGGAAGGCGCCATCGAGCACGATCGTTTCCTGTGGAGAAAGTCCGTGAAGCACGACCCACCTGTCTGCTATCTCCGGGCCAAGCTCAACTTCGCGCAGCTGAAATTCATTTTGTGCTGTCTGCACAAAAATATGGTCCTTGTTTTCTTCGCGGACAACGGCTGTGGCAGGAATCGTCAGCCTTTTCTCGGGCTGGCTTTCAAAGGTCATGGTGGCCAGCATTTCAGGCTTGAAAACGCCATCGGGATTGAGAAGGTTCATGCGTGCCTGCACGGTGCGCGTCGCCGGATCTACGACCGGGCTTACAAAAGAGAGTTTTCCATTGACGGTAAGGTTCGGCAGCGATGGGACTTCGGCAATCACTGTTTTGCCCACGTGAAGCGATGCAGCGTGTTCTTCCGGCACATCGGCAACGAGCCACAGACTGGAGAGATCAGCAATCTGAAAGGCGAGATCTGCCGGCTGCACGACCTGGCCGACGGTCACTTTTCTTTCAATCACTGTACCGGAGATGGAGGCGATAACAGGGTAGTCGGAATTCAGCTTGCGCGTTGTTTCCAGCTGACGAATGGCGCTGTCGGACATGCCCAGTCCGCGCAACTGTGCGCGCAGAGCGGCGACCTCGGCGCTGGTTTGCAGCACTTCCGCTTCGCGTCTCTGCAACTCTGCTGTTCCGATGACGTCAGACTGGACAAGCAGCTTTGCCCGCTGTGCGGATTGCTCTGCCAGTTTTTCCTGTGAATACGCTTTGATGAAGGCAAATTGCGTGTCTGAGAGCGCATTGCTGTGCAGGGTGGCAAGGAGCTGTCCGCGAGAGACATGCTGACCTTCGAGCACCAGAACCTTTGTAATGCGGCCTTCAACCGGTGAGCCGATGCGGGCCACACGAGAGGCATCCGTTTCAACACGGGCGGCGACCTTTTCCTGCGTCGTGACCTGCTGCCAGGCAGGAAGTCCGGTGTGAATGTCTTTTTGGAGTTCAGGAGTCAGCCGGACTTTCAAAGGGTCTTTGACAGCAGGGCCGGCCGTCTTGCTGGCTTCCGCAGCATGTTTACAGCCCGAGGTCCCCAGCAGCGTTCCCGTTAAAATCAATGCGGCTATACCAATTCTGTTCAGCATTCCAATGTCCTCTGTTATGGAGTGGCCCCGAGTTCCTGCAGATCAATCAATGCAGATTGACGAGCAAATTCAGCATCGAGCAGGTCTGTACGCACGCCCTGCAGGACGCGCTGCGCATCGAGCACCTCAAGAATTCCACGCTCTCCGAATTTGTAGGCATTCTGTGCGGCCTCGACAGCAGCTTCCGCTTCGCGCAGAGATCCGGCCTGAAGGCCTTGTACCTGCTGGTCAGAAATCTGGTATTGGTCATAGGCGCGCTCCAGCGCAGCGAGAATTTCCAGCTCGCGCTGGCGGGTGATTGCCTGCGCCCGCTTGACTTCTGCCTGTGCCTCGGCAATGGGGCCCTTGCGTCGGTCCCACAGCGGAAGAGGAAGGTTTACGCCGAAGCGGTAAAAAGAGATGTCTGGCTGATGTTCGTATTCTCCGTAAAAAGTTGGCTGCGGCACCCGTTTGGCGCGTTCATGGCTGACCAGAGTTTCAGCCCGCGCGGTTTCCGTTTTTGCCTGAGACAGGGCGGGATGGACGGCGAAGACCTGCTGCCGGAGTTCGTCCAGAGGAGCCAGCTGCACGCGGTTGTCGAGTGAACCTTGGGGATCAAATTCGCTGTTTGCGGAAGCGCCGATCGTGGCCTTAAGGACCGCCTGCGCATTGGCAAGTTCCACCTCAGCGCTGTTTACCGCGGCCCGGGCCCGGGCCAGTTCGGCTTCTGCACGGGTCAGTTCCAACTTTCCTTTTTCCCCAACCTGCACTTCGACGCTGACACGGCGGCGAAGCTCCTCGACCAGACCCAGATTGTCTCTGGCATAGGCTACTTGCTGTTTCCGGCGCAGCACATCATAAAATGCCCGTTTTACTTGAGCATCCACAGAAAGATGGATGGCTGCTGATTCGTATTCACTACTGAGAAATTCCAGCCGCGAGGCATGAATGCGGCTTCTGCGCTCGGCGGGGATTTCAAGCGTCTGCCCGGCGCTGTAATGCTGGAGAAGCCCAGGAACACCGGGAGTGGCGATGGGCAAAGCGCTCTGGTTTCCGGCAAGAAACTCAAACGTCGGGTTGGTATATGCCCGTGCGGTCTCAATGCCTGCCTTTGCGCGCTCGATCATGGCTTCAGCGGCGCGGAGCCGAGGGTTATTTTTTTTCGCAAGCGCAAGGGCCTGGTCCAGCGTGAGTGGTGTTGCAGCCTGCGCATACAAACACGGAACCGTAAAAAGGGCCACGAGCAGGAAATCAGTCAGCAATCGCACATCATGCGTAAAGCAAACACAGTGCCAATTCAAAAATCACGGATTTTTGAGGAGTCTCAAGGATTTTCGCCTGATTTGGTACAGGCTCCAGGCAGCGTTTGTCCCATTTGGTACACATGAACGTAGAACATTCACGAAACCTGGTGAGAGGGCCTTGACTCTGCATCAGGATGACAAGCCAGGAATCATTGTGGAACGCTGGTTGCAGCTCTGATGGCCATGACGACTGTCCGAGGCATGGACCAGGTTGTTTGCCGATATTCTTTTTCTATGGGATGGAGTCCGCGGTTGTGGCTGGAAAGGTCTGTGCCCGGAGTGGCATTGATTGTGCTGCTGCTTCTTTGTCTGGCCATGCTCACGATGATCGTGCCGGGGAATAATCTGTGGGCGCACAATATTCTGCATCACCTGAATTTTTTGCCGCTCATGATGGCAGGAATTCTGTTTGGTTTGCGTGGTGCTTTGTGGTCGGCGCTGCTGGCCGGCGCGGTCAATGCGCCTTTGATCGCGCACCACTGGCATCGCTGGCCGGTTGATGCAAAAGATCAGATCGTAGAACTTTCTATCTTCAGTGCAGCGGGATTGATTGCAGGCTATCTCTCGGACAGAGAGCGCGCACAACGGAGAAATCTAGAACAGACCAAACAAGAGCTTGAAAAGGTCTATCTAGAGTTGCAAGAAAATATCGCCCATATGAAGAAAGCGGAACGATTGTCTGCGGCAGGCCAGCTTGCGGCCAGCCTGGCGCATGAGATCCGTAATCCTTTGGCAAGCATTTCAGGCGCAGCAGGAATTCTGAGGCGTGGCTCTGCATCGCCTGAATATATTCGGGACAGCCTCGACATTATTGATAAGGAATCACAGCGGCTGAACAAACTACTTACCGGCTTTCTGAATTTTGCCAAGCCGCGTTCGCCACGTTTGCACAAAACCGATCCGAATGCCGTACTTGCTTCGGTCACCACACTGGCTGCTCACGTGGCGGAAGCCAGTCAGGTCGCCTTGGTCCATCAACCGCTTGAGGGTTGTCCGGAAATTGAATGCGACCCGGAACAGCTGAAACAGGTATTGCTCAATCTTGTCATCAACGCTGTGGAGGCATCGCCTGCTGGCGGAACAGTGATGCTGCGAACGGCGTACAGCGGAGGTGCCGTCATCATGGAAGTAGAAGACCGCGGGGTTGGTATTCCGGACGGGGTAGCCGACCAGATTTTTGACCCCTTCTTTACGACCAAACCAAAGGGAACAGGGCTGGGACTCGCAGTCTCCTCCATGATTCTTTCCCAGCATGGCGGAAAGATTTCATTCAGCAGAAACAAAGAAGGAGGCACAACGTTCCGCATCGAGCTGCCTCGGAATGGAGAAGCGCCGCGTGTCCGCTAATCTCATCCTGATTGTGGACGATGACAGCAGCGTGCGCCGGGTGATGCAGATGCAGCTTGCTGAGGCCGGCTACGAAGTGCTGCCGGCGGCCACAGGCAATGAGGCATACCGTCTCCTGATGGACCGGCGCCCAAAGCTGGTCATTACCGACTTACGTATGCCTGATCTGGACGGTATTGAACTCTTGCGTCGAATTGCTGCATCGGAGATCCAGACAACTGTCATTATGATTACGGCCTTTGGCAGTATTGAGACTGCAGTACAGGCCATGCGGCTGGGCGCATATGACTACATTACCAAGCCCATAGACTACGAAGCACTGATGCTGGCTGTGCATCGGGCGATGGAGCGCCAGAGCCTGATTGACGAAGTGCGCAATCTGCGGTCGGCGCTCGATCAGCGTTATGGGTTTGAAAATATCGTGGGACACTCCAAGAGCCTGCTGCGTGTTCTTGAAATGGCCTCGCGTGTGGCCCAGCATGATACTACGGTGCTGATTCAAGGAGAGACCGGGACAGGAAAAGAACTGCTCGCACGCGCCATCCACCACAATAGCCGCAGAGTCAATCGGCCTTTTGTAACCATCAACTGCGGGGCGATCCCAAAGGACCTGATTGAAGCCGAACTGTTTGGTTACGCCAAGGGAGCCTTTACTGGGGCCAGCAACAGCAAGCCAGGTAGAGTCGAGATGGCCGATGGGGGCACCCTGTTTCTGGATGAAATTGGCGAGCTGCCGCTTGAATCGCAGGTAAAACTGCTGCGGCTCATCCAACATGGAGAAGTGGAGCGTGTTGGAGCAACCGCAACGCAGACCATCCATGTTCGGATCATTGCTGCCACACATCGCAATCTGCAGGCCATGGTAGACGACGGTACTTTCCGGGAAGACCTGTATTACAGGCTTGCGGTTGTTCCGCTCTCTCTTCCTCCGCTGCGGGAGAGGAAAGAAGACATTCCAGAGCTTGTGGAGCATTTGTTCCACAAAGCGAAAGAGCGGCATGGGATGCAGAACGTTCGGGTCTCACCCTCTGTTGGAGCACATTTTACCGGGTATCGCTGGCCGGGAAACATTCGCGAGATGGAAAACGTGATTGAGCGGATGCTGGTCCTCTCCAATGGCGAAGAGATTACGGAGCACGATCTGCCGGAAGAACTGCGCAGCGCTCCTGCGAGTCTATCGAAATCGCTGCTGCTGGAGCTGCCCGATGAGGGCATTAGCCTTGAGAACATCGAGCGGGAGCTTCTGCTGCGAGCGCTGGAAAAATTCAAGGGAAATCAGACGCAGGCAGCGCGCTATCTGGATATCAGCCGGCGTACGCTGATCTACCGAATGGAAAAGCACGGACTGCGGCAGAGCGAGGAAGACGACGAACAGAGTTGACAGCCGTTGCTCTGGACAATTACCAATCCTTCCAAAATCAATTGTGGGACAGCGTACCGGATAGCGGTACAAGAGGAAGGAGCGAATGGAACCAATTGTCCTGAAAACAAATGCCTGCCGGTGGGACAGCGTCAGCCTGGGTGAGGTCATGCTGAGACTGGATCCGGGTGAGGGAAGGGTCCACACTACGAGGCAGTTCACCGTCTGGGAAGGTGGCGGCGAGTATAACGTCGCCCGCGGGCTGCGGCGCTGTTTTGGCCTGAAAACGGCGGTTGTAACAACATTTGCCGATAATCCGGTGGGCCGCCTGGTTGAGGACTTAATCCTGCAGGGCGGGGTGGACACATCGCTGATCCGCTGGGTGAAATATGACGGAGTGGGACGCACTGTTCGCAACGGACTGAACTTTACCGAGCGCGGCTACGGAGTGCGTGCTGCGGTTGGCTGCTCGGACCGCGGCCACACGGCGATTTCTCAGGTGAAGAGGGGTGACTTTGATTGGGAGGCCATCTTTGGGCCGCAGAATGGCTCGCGATGGTTCCACACGGGCGGAATCTTTGCTGCTCTTTCTGAAACGACCCCGGACGTTGCTGCCGAAGCGATGGATACGGCGCGGAAATATGGAACAATCATTTCCTTCGACCTGAACTATCGCGAGTCCCTATGGAAAGCCATTGGCGGCAAAGCCAAGGCGCAGCAGGTAAACCGCGATCTGGTGCGCAAGGTGGACCTGCTGCTGGGAAATGAAGAAGATTTTTCAGCAATGCTTGGCGTCCAGCTTGAGGGAGTGACGGAAGACTTTGACGAGCTTCCGATTGCCAGCTATGAAAAGATGCTGCGGAATGTGGCTGCGGCATATCCCAATCTGAAGATGGTGGCGACTACTCTGCGCACCGCGCACACGGCCAGCCGCAATGCCTGGGGCGCGATGGCGCTCTATCAGGATGAAATTGTGCATGTCCCGCAGCGCGAAGTAGACATTCTGGACCGCGTAGGTGGAGGCGATTCCTTCGCCTCAGGGCTGATTTATGGCTTTCTCGCAGGCAAAACTGTGGAATGGGCCGTGCAGTGCGGAGTTGCGCATGGCGCACTGGCCATGACGACGCCAGGAGACACTAGTATGACTACCCTGGCAGAAGTAGAACGCGTGATGAAGGGGGGATCGGCCCGGATTGCACGATAAAGGGCAGATCATCCTGCACGCAGAGAGGTGTGGGCGCGCGAGGAACAATGCAGGTCTTTCCCTTGCCTCGCTTTGCGAACCGCTCGGGGTGACTAAGGTTTTGTGAGTGAGGAGAAGTATGTCGGCTGAGGTAAAAGCAGAGATTGAACGTGTGGGACTGGTCCCCGTACTGCGGGCAAAGTCCGCTGCCGAGGGGCATGCCATGGTGGAGGCGATGCTTGCCGGTGGAGTGACTGTGGTGGAAGTTACGATGACCGTTCCCGGAGCGGTGGAACTGCTGCGTGAGCTAAAACAAGCGCATGGGGGCAAATTGCTGCTCGGTTCCGGAACCGTGACTACGGCGGAACAGGCGGCGGCCACAATTGAGGCAGGAGCAGAGTTTGTAGTCAGTCCCAGTCTGCATCCGGAAGTCATTGCAAAGACAAAAGCACTGGGAAAGATTTCCATTCCCGGGGCGCTGACTCCGACGGAAGTGATTACAGCATGGAATGCCGGAGCCGATTATGTGAAGGTCTTTCCGTGCTCGGCGGTGGGTGGCGCTGGTTATCTCAGGGCCTTGCTGGCGCCGTTTCCGCACTTGCAGCTCATCCCTACAGGCGGAGTAACGCAGCAGACCGCAGCAGATTTTCTGAAGGCCGGGGCGCGCGCGCTAGGAGTAGGCGCGGACCTGGTGAACGCAAAGGCCATTGCGGAAGGAAAGCCGGAGGTGGTAACAGATGCGGCCCGCGCGTATCTGGAAATTGTCCGTCAGGTCCGGAGCGCATGAAGAAAAAAGCAAGTACCGGAAGGCGGTACAAATGGTGCAAAAATAGAACGCTGATATTTTGAAAGAATTGACAATCGTTTTCCTAATAAAAAAGAATGCACACGTCAAACAGACAAGCCATGGGAATTCTGGATCGGTTTCGTTTAGATGGCAAGACTGCCTTAGTCACAGGCTCGGCAAGTGGATTAGGTGCTGCGATTGCGATTGCGCTGGCGGAAGCGGGCGCATCGGTGGCCTGTCATGGAAATCGGCGCCCGGCGGACGCCACGGTCCAACACATTCAGGGATTGGGCAAGGAAGCAAAGAGTTTTTCTGCGGATTTGGGCCAGCCGGAGGGGCCGGAAAAACTCTTTGCACAGGTTGCTTCGGCGATGGGCGCGCCGGAGATCCTGGTGAACAACGCTGGAATGATTTATCGCAATGCGGCGGAAGACTACGAGCTGGCGGCATGGAATACTGTGCTGCAGGTAAATCTGACGAGTGTCTTTCGGCTTTCTCAGCTTGCGGGAAATGAGATGCTGAAGCGTGGCAGCGGCAAGATCATCAATATAGCTTCCTTGCTCTCCTTTCAGGGCGGAATTCGTGTACCTGCCTATGCGGCTTCCAAAGGGGGGGTGGCGCAGCTGACCAAGGCGCTGGCCAATGAGTGGGCCGGACGCGGCGTGCAGGTCAATGCAATTGCCCCCGGTTATTTTCGAACAGAAAATACGACCGCCCTACAGCAGGATGAAACAAGAAACCGGCAGATCCTGGAACGTATTCCGGCACAGCGCTGGGGCGAGCCGGAAGATCTTGCCGGAGCAGCAGTTTTTTTGGCCTCTTCAGCAAGTAACTATGTGAACGGTGAAGTGCTGGTAGTTGATGGCGGATGGATGGCGCGATGAGTGAAATCAAGGGCGTCGGCCAGCAACAGACTTTGACGAGCGCTCCGGACGCGCAGGGCCTGGAAGACCATGCCTTCTTTGTCAAGGCGACAGGCGTTGCGCAGGACACGCTGAATGGTCCGCCTGCTGCGGAGCAAATCAGCTGGGCAAAGCTGCTGGCTCAGGCCAAATCATTCAGCGATCCGTATCTGGGCGGACTGCCGCCCCAGCGGACCGCCAAGTCCGGCAGGAAAAGGAGGAGCATATGAACACGGTAGCATTCACGCCGTCTGCAACCGGAATCCATAAACACGCCGATCCGTATCAATTACAAAGCATTGATCGCGTGGTGGCCATGCTGGAGATGCTGAGCGAAAGCGATGTTCCGCTCAGCCTTGCGGAAATCTGTACGCGCATGCGACTGCACAAAAGCACGGCCCACCGTTCGCTGATTGTGCTGGAGCGCACTGCGCTGGTTGAACGCACGCCGGAGGGCCGCTTTCGACTGGGTCTGAAGTTGTATGAACTGGGCAACAGGGCAGTGGAGCAGATGGACCTGCGCGAACGGGTACAGCCATTTTTTCGCAGGCTCTCGATGGAAGTGGGAGAGACAGTGCATCTGGGCGTTTTGCAGAAAACGCGCGTGGTCTATCTGGACAAAGTAGAGCCAAATCGCAGAGTATGCATGACGTCGCGAACGGGCACTTCAAACCCGGTGTATTGCACGTCACTCGGAAAAGCGATGCTGGCATTTTTGCCAGAGGAGCTGCGCGAGGAAATCATCAACAAGATCAAATTCACTCGCTTTACGCCAAAGACGCTTTGTTCGCGGGAAGCATTGATGAAGTCACTGGAACGGGTGAAAAAGCGCGGCTTCGCCATTGATGATGAAGAGATTGAGACCGGAGTTCGCTGTGTGGGTGTGCCGATTTTTGATGTGAACCGCTATCCCATTGCAGCAGTCAGTGTTTCCGGTCCGGCCTCGCGCATTACCGTGCAGAGCGTGCCGGGGATTGCGGAAAAACTGATGCGCTGCAGCTCAGACATCTCAAAAACCCTTGGCATTCATGACAGAAAGAGGTCCAGATACACGTCACCGCTGTTCCATCATTACAGCAACTGATGGATAGACCGGAAGGGAGAGGATATGGGCCACTTGATTTCCTGGCGCCACAGACGAACGGCGATACGATCGATCAATCAGGCCTGTATCAGGTGCGGCGCTCAAATTCCGCCAGCTTTCCGCAGACCGGGAACACGCTTTCCATGCATATTGATTTCTGGCCGGGAGAAGCTGCGGCCAGCGCTCTCAATCCGAGGGTGAAGTCGGTGCATTTGCTGAAGACCCGAACAGATATGAAGTCTCCACAGAATGAATTTAAGGCGAGGTTTTTCGGATTACCGAAGAAGGCCCCGGATTTTCCTGTCACGACGATTGTGATTGAATGCGATTCTGAGCCAATGCAAGACATGGATTTTGTTCGTATCCATCAGCCAAGGGATGGAGTGTAGGAAGAAGGCCGGCCGCAAGGCGATTGTGGAATCATCCGGGCGGCCGAAATCATTCCTTGACTTTAATGACGATGGAGCTGAATAGCACTCCTTCGGGTATCTTCAACTGATGCGGAGTGCCGGCGGGAATATTCACAATGTCGCCCGCGGAAATTTCCTGTGTTTTTCCGCCGGTAATTTCGGGACCTTTGGTTTCACCATCGGGGCCTGTTTGGGGGTCTGGAATGGTTCCTCCGGTGATCAGCGTAGCATGTCCCTGTTTCACTAAAAAGACATCGTCATAATGGGCGTGGATCTCTGCGCCTCCGCTTTTGGTGCGTAAAGAAAGCTGGATTTTATAGCTTCCGTAATCACCGAGAGTTGTGCCGCTGCTCCCGGCGGATTCTGCCTTTGCGGTAAGTCCAAGAAGCTGTTTCTGTATTTCCTGGGTAGAAAAGAAATCAGCTTTGCCAGATTGCTGTGCGTAGCTGGCAACCGTGAGGAGGAAAAATACGGTAAGAAGGAAGATTCGCTTCATGGTCATTTCCTTAATAGAGATGATGGTTTCCTGCCTGTAGCGCAAGCCGCGGCTTGGAAGCAGGAAACCGCAAACCATGCTTTATAACAAGCTCTCGACGGGTACTGGATCCATATCTGCGTAGTCTTGATTTTCGCCTCCCATGCCCCAACAGAAGCTGTAGGCGCTGGTGCCAGCACCGGCATGAATCGACCATCCGGGCGAGACGACGATTTCCCGGTCCTTCATTACCAGATGCCGGGTTTCCTCCCCTGGCCCCATGAAGTGAAAGACGCGCGCACCTTCTGCCAGATGGAAATACATGTAAACTTCCGAGCGGCGCATATGTGTATGCGGAGGCATCGTGTTCCAGATGCTTCCTGCTGCCAGATGCGTTACACCCATCACCAACTGGCAACTTCGCGCGCCTTGCAGATGGATGTATTTATAAATGGTCCGTTTATTGCTGGTTTCCGTTGCACCAAGCTCGGTGGGATTCGCCTCTGCTTCTTTCACGAGTGTGGTCGGAAAAGCTGTATGCGCGGGATAGCTCAACAGATAGAAGGCCGCTGGCCT from Pseudacidobacterium ailaaui includes these protein-coding regions:
- a CDS encoding SDR family oxidoreductase yields the protein MGILDRFRLDGKTALVTGSASGLGAAIAIALAEAGASVACHGNRRPADATVQHIQGLGKEAKSFSADLGQPEGPEKLFAQVASAMGAPEILVNNAGMIYRNAAEDYELAAWNTVLQVNLTSVFRLSQLAGNEMLKRGSGKIINIASLLSFQGGIRVPAYAASKGGVAQLTKALANEWAGRGVQVNAIAPGYFRTENTTALQQDETRNRQILERIPAQRWGEPEDLAGAAVFLASSASNYVNGEVLVVDGGWMAR
- a CDS encoding IclR family transcriptional regulator, with the protein product MNTVAFTPSATGIHKHADPYQLQSIDRVVAMLEMLSESDVPLSLAEICTRMRLHKSTAHRSLIVLERTALVERTPEGRFRLGLKLYELGNRAVEQMDLRERVQPFFRRLSMEVGETVHLGVLQKTRVVYLDKVEPNRRVCMTSRTGTSNPVYCTSLGKAMLAFLPEELREEIINKIKFTRFTPKTLCSREALMKSLERVKKRGFAIDDEEIETGVRCVGVPIFDVNRYPIAAVSVSGPASRITVQSVPGIAEKLMRCSSDISKTLGIHDRKRSRYTSPLFHHYSN
- a CDS encoding cupin domain-containing protein encodes the protein MKRIFLLTVFFLLTVASYAQQSGKADFFSTQEIQKQLLGLTAKAESAGSSGTTLGDYGSYKIQLSLRTKSGGAEIHAHYDDVFLVKQGHATLITGGTIPDPQTGPDGETKGPEITGGKTQEISAGDIVNIPAGTPHQLKIPEGVLFSSIVIKVKE
- the kduI gene encoding 5-dehydro-4-deoxy-D-glucuronate isomerase, with translation MKTLLLADPVRYPRMTTAELRNSFLLENLYQPGSIQLAYVDLDRAVVGFAVPEASPLHLPTDDALKAAYFTERRELGALNIGGAGSILVDGQRYDLAHLDCLYIGKGNREVQFVSEDKSRPAAFYLLSYPAHTAFPTTLVKEAEANPTELGATETSNKRTIYKYIHLQGARSCQLVMGVTHLAAGSIWNTMPPHTHMRRSEVYMYFHLAEGARVFHFMGPGEETRHLVMKDREIVVSPGWSIHAGAGTSAYSFCWGMGGENQDYADMDPVPVESLL